The Streptomyces clavuligerus genome includes a region encoding these proteins:
- a CDS encoding DUF397 domain-containing protein: MAAAALPLAHVTEIAARTRAAHTGRTVGMAEVAAVRDMVTAFSAMDERHGGAHGRTALVQYLRDDIATLCRARHRTEEVRAQMLSAAGRAGLDLTRVQWTVSSHSGGGGHCIRIGALDGHILIGDTKNPDRTPHIFTPTELRAFLLGVRDGEFDHLVQPS, translated from the coding sequence GTGGCCGCCGCAGCCCTGCCCCTGGCCCACGTCACCGAGATCGCCGCCCGCACCCGCGCCGCACACACCGGCCGCACCGTCGGCATGGCCGAAGTCGCGGCCGTCCGCGACATGGTCACCGCGTTCTCCGCCATGGACGAACGCCACGGCGGCGCCCACGGCCGCACCGCCCTGGTCCAGTACCTCCGCGACGACATCGCCACCCTGTGCCGCGCCCGGCACCGCACCGAAGAAGTCCGTGCCCAGATGCTGTCCGCCGCCGGCCGTGCCGGCCTCGACCTCACCCGGGTCCAGTGGACCGTCTCCTCCCACAGCGGAGGCGGAGGCCACTGCATCCGGATCGGCGCCCTCGACGGACACATCCTCATCGGCGACACCAAGAACCCCGACCGCACCCCGCACATCTTCACCCCCACCGAGCTGCGGGCCTTCCTCCTCGGCGTACGGGACGGCGAGTTCGACCACCTCGTCCAGCCCAGCTGA
- a CDS encoding GNAT family N-acetyltransferase, with translation MTTSPRYDRYEGQDAAAQLDTFLAVYEEVYAEPPYSEGPSDVRQFIDHYDHHTRRPGMRLILARTDNGIAGFAYGFLLPADTRWWANVQEPLPCDLTREDGRRTWVIIELAVRKEARRRGIATALHTALLEGLPVERVTLTVRPEPEAAPARSAYEAWGYRTVGLSHPWDEAPYYNAMILDLGSTS, from the coding sequence ATGACCACCAGCCCGAGGTATGACAGGTATGAGGGACAGGACGCCGCCGCGCAGCTCGACACCTTCCTCGCCGTCTACGAAGAGGTCTACGCCGAACCTCCCTACTCGGAAGGCCCCAGCGATGTCCGGCAGTTCATCGACCACTATGACCATCACACCCGGCGCCCGGGAATGCGCCTGATCCTGGCACGCACCGACAACGGGATCGCGGGCTTCGCCTACGGCTTTCTCCTCCCGGCCGACACCCGGTGGTGGGCCAACGTCCAGGAGCCGCTTCCCTGCGACCTCACCCGTGAGGACGGCCGCCGCACCTGGGTCATCATCGAACTGGCCGTACGCAAGGAAGCACGCCGCCGGGGAATCGCCACCGCCCTCCACACCGCGCTCCTCGAAGGGCTGCCCGTGGAGCGGGTCACACTCACGGTCCGGCCCGAACCGGAAGCGGCCCCGGCACGGTCCGCCTACGAGGCGTGGGGCTACCGCACCGTGGGCCTCTCCCACCCCTGGGACGAGGCCCCCTATTACAACGCGATGATCCTCGACCTCGGCAGCACCTCCTGA